A region from the Lycium barbarum isolate Lr01 chromosome 8, ASM1917538v2, whole genome shotgun sequence genome encodes:
- the LOC132607744 gene encoding H/ACA ribonucleoprotein complex subunit GAR1-like has translation MACRRCYECGDLGNFTRECPRHRLSGPHSSSQGSALRAVAQTARGGAQSSRGGFSGRGGTQTGRGGGHGGSQYNNGHAQFYAFLGRLEAKASNAVITGNP, from the exons ATGGCCTGCCGAAGGTGTTACGAGTGTGGTGACTTAGGGAATTTCACTAGGGAGTGCCCCAGACATAGGTTGAGTGGCCCACACTCAAGTTCTCAAGGTTCAGCATTGAGAGCTGTTGCACAGACAGCTAGAGGTGGTGCACAGAGTAGTAGAGGGGGTTTTTCAGGTAGAGGAGGTACTCAGACAGGCCGTGGTGGTGGTCATGGAGGCTCTCAGTATAACAATGGTCATGCTCAATTCTATGCATTCCTAGGTAGACTAGAGGCCAAGGCTTCTAATGCAGTCATTACAG GGAATCCCTAG